The Mycobacterium paragordonae genome includes a region encoding these proteins:
- a CDS encoding O-methyltransferase: protein MPAEANPQAVDAFLDSTLIGPDPALSAAIQASDAAGLPRIAVSAQQGKFLCLLASAMQARRILELGTLGGYSTIWLARGAGPQGRVVTLEFDPRRAELARANLERAGLSDRVEVKVGAALDTLPTVTGGPFDLVFIDADKENNAAYLEWAIRLGRPGTAVVVDNVIRGGKVLTESDDVRVAATRGTLQLMGEHPRLDTAVLQTVGGKGWDGFAMALVR, encoded by the coding sequence ATGCCTGCAGAAGCGAACCCGCAAGCGGTCGACGCATTCCTGGACAGCACACTGATCGGACCGGATCCGGCTTTGTCCGCGGCCATACAGGCCAGTGACGCGGCCGGCCTGCCGCGAATCGCGGTGTCGGCGCAGCAGGGCAAGTTTCTGTGCCTGCTGGCTTCGGCGATGCAAGCGCGTCGCATTCTCGAACTCGGCACGCTGGGCGGCTACAGCACTATCTGGCTCGCGCGCGGGGCGGGCCCGCAGGGACGGGTGGTCACGTTGGAGTTCGACCCGCGGCGTGCCGAACTCGCCCGGGCCAACCTGGAGCGGGCGGGTCTGAGCGACCGGGTTGAGGTGAAGGTCGGCGCGGCGCTGGACACCTTGCCCACGGTGACCGGAGGCCCGTTCGACCTGGTGTTCATCGACGCGGACAAGGAGAACAACGCCGCCTACCTGGAGTGGGCGATCAGGCTGGGGCGTCCCGGCACGGCCGTCGTGGTCGACAATGTCATTCGCGGGGGCAAGGTGCTGACCGAGTCCGACGACGTCAGGGTTGCCGCGACCCGCGGGACACTGCAACTGATGGGCGAGCACCCGCGTCTGGACACCGCGGTGTTGCAGACGGTCGGCGGCAAGGGGTGGGACGGCTTCGCGATGGCGTTGGTGCGCTAG
- a CDS encoding TIGR04338 family metallohydrolase, which produces MSRDSQRAKVYAAEEFVRVMFDRAAEHGSPSVDFFGTQLTLPPEGRFASMASVQRYVDEVLALPAVRRQWPDVPSLRVRARRGATSAHYENRDGAGTIAVPDRDTADWAMRELVILHEVAHHLSRVPPPHGPDFVATMCALTELVMGPELGHVLHVVYAKEGVR; this is translated from the coding sequence TTGAGCCGCGATTCCCAGCGCGCCAAGGTCTACGCGGCTGAGGAATTCGTGCGGGTCATGTTCGACCGTGCCGCCGAACACGGGTCACCCAGCGTCGACTTCTTCGGCACCCAGTTGACGCTGCCGCCGGAGGGGCGGTTCGCCTCGATGGCGTCGGTGCAGCGCTATGTCGACGAGGTGCTGGCGCTGCCGGCGGTGCGCCGGCAGTGGCCGGACGTGCCTTCGCTGCGGGTGCGGGCCCGGCGCGGAGCCACCTCCGCGCACTACGAGAACCGGGACGGGGCAGGCACTATCGCCGTTCCCGATCGCGACACCGCGGACTGGGCGATGCGTGAGCTCGTCATACTGCATGAGGTGGCGCATCACCTGAGCCGGGTGCCGCCGCCACACGGGCCGGACTTCGTCGCGACGATGTGCGCGCTGACGGAGCTGGTGATGGGTCCCGAACTCGGCCATGTGCTGCATGTCGTGTACGCCAAGGAGGGGGTGCGGTGA
- a CDS encoding DUF2786 domain-containing protein: MTDDKMLSRIAALLRQAEGTDNSHEAEAFMTAAQRLATASSIDLAVARSHSANRSAAQAPTQRTITIGAAGTRGLRTYVQLFVLIAAANDVRCDIASNSTFLYAYGFAEDIDATHALYAGLVVQMVRASDAYLATGEHRPTPTITARLNFQLAFGARVGQRLAEAREQAKQEVTKDRRRAPGTAIALRDKEVELRDHYREASKARGTWQANRASAGYSSSARRAGDRAGRRARLGNSPELPGARTALGR, translated from the coding sequence ATGACCGACGACAAGATGCTGTCCCGTATTGCGGCACTGCTGCGTCAGGCGGAGGGCACCGACAACTCGCACGAGGCCGAGGCTTTCATGACTGCCGCGCAGCGGCTTGCGACGGCATCCTCCATCGATCTCGCGGTGGCGCGCTCGCACTCGGCGAACCGTTCGGCGGCCCAGGCCCCCACCCAGCGCACCATCACGATCGGTGCCGCGGGCACCCGTGGACTACGCACGTACGTGCAGCTTTTCGTGCTGATCGCGGCGGCCAACGACGTGCGCTGTGACATCGCCTCGAATTCGACGTTCCTGTATGCCTACGGGTTCGCCGAGGACATCGACGCCACGCACGCCCTGTACGCCGGCCTGGTGGTGCAGATGGTCCGGGCCTCGGATGCCTACCTCGCCACGGGTGAGCACCGGCCGACACCCACCATCACCGCCCGGCTCAACTTCCAGCTGGCGTTCGGCGCGCGCGTCGGTCAGCGGCTCGCGGAGGCCCGCGAGCAGGCCAAGCAGGAAGTGACCAAGGACCGTCGCCGTGCTCCCGGAACCGCTATCGCGTTGCGGGACAAGGAAGTCGAGCTGCGCGACCACTATCGGGAGGCCTCGAAGGCGCGCGGCACCTGGCAGGCCAACCGGGCCTCGGCCGGGTATTCGTCGTCGGCGCGACGCGCGGGCGACCGGGCGGGGCGCCGGGCGCGCCTGGGGAACAGTCCCGAGCTGCCCGGGGCGCGGACCGCGCTGGGCCGTTGA
- a CDS encoding metal-sensitive transcriptional regulator encodes MTAAHGYAQQKDNYAKRLRRIEGQVRGIARMIEEDKYCIDVLTQISAVNSAMRSVALNLLDEHLNHCVTRAVADGGPEAEEKLAEASAAIARLVRS; translated from the coding sequence ATGACGGCAGCACACGGATACGCGCAGCAGAAGGACAATTACGCCAAGCGGCTGCGTCGCATCGAGGGTCAGGTGCGCGGCATCGCGCGCATGATCGAAGAGGACAAGTACTGCATCGACGTCCTGACCCAGATCAGCGCCGTCAACAGTGCGATGCGTTCGGTGGCGCTGAATCTGCTCGACGAGCACCTGAACCACTGCGTCACCCGTGCGGTGGCCGATGGAGGCCCCGAGGCTGAGGAGAAGCTGGCCGAAGCCTCGGCCGCCATCGCACGCCTCGTCCGTTCCTGA
- a CDS encoding metallothionein: MATHEAGTELTCGHEGCGCRVRIEVPCHCSGATEPYRCTCGEALVPVQ; encoded by the coding sequence ATGGCAACTCACGAAGCTGGAACCGAATTGACCTGCGGCCACGAGGGCTGTGGCTGCCGCGTGCGCATCGAGGTCCCCTGCCACTGCTCCGGCGCCACCGAGCCGTACCGCTGCACCTGCGGCGAGGCCCTGGTCCCGGTCCAGTAG
- a CDS encoding dihydrodipicolinate reductase — protein MLKVGVWGPGSMGLIALRGVIDHPRLQLVDLVVHSDAKAGRDAGELCGIEPVGVVATTDPAAMLAGDADAVVYAAAANLRPLEAVEDMASILRAGKNVVSCSVVPLVFPDAVEPGFTEPLRHAALAGGVSFFTTGIDSGFANDVLPLVLSGVARSIESIRVTEMFNYATYPDKAAVYDILGFGQPPEVTPFAAAPGIFSFGWGPVLHQLAAGLDIKLDHIDETVERVAADESFDTPTGHIAAGTIAAMRSTLTGYVQDDATLVLDHVTRMRDDIAPDWPQPNISIQPNDLGYGAASGRGLYRVEIEGSPTMRCEFEMAEDHDHDLGARIAGASRMVNAIPAVCAAPPGLLSALDLPLVTGGGLVRSVPGPTPDSRLF, from the coding sequence GTGCTGAAGGTGGGGGTATGGGGGCCGGGTTCGATGGGATTGATCGCCCTGCGCGGGGTCATCGACCATCCGCGGCTGCAATTGGTCGACCTGGTGGTGCACAGCGACGCCAAGGCCGGCCGCGACGCCGGTGAGCTGTGCGGCATCGAACCCGTCGGTGTCGTGGCTACGACCGATCCCGCGGCAATGCTGGCCGGGGATGCCGACGCGGTGGTGTACGCCGCTGCCGCGAACCTGCGGCCGTTGGAGGCCGTCGAGGACATGGCGTCGATCCTGCGCGCCGGCAAGAACGTGGTCTCCTGCTCGGTGGTGCCGCTGGTGTTTCCCGACGCGGTGGAACCCGGGTTCACCGAACCGTTGCGACACGCCGCGCTGGCCGGCGGCGTGTCGTTCTTCACCACCGGCATCGACTCGGGGTTCGCCAATGATGTTCTGCCGCTTGTTCTTTCGGGCGTTGCCCGGTCCATCGAGTCGATCCGGGTGACCGAGATGTTCAACTACGCGACCTACCCCGACAAGGCCGCGGTGTACGACATCCTGGGATTCGGTCAGCCACCCGAGGTGACCCCGTTCGCCGCCGCGCCCGGGATCTTCAGCTTCGGATGGGGACCGGTGCTGCACCAACTCGCCGCCGGGCTCGACATCAAGCTGGACCACATCGACGAGACCGTGGAACGGGTGGCGGCCGACGAGTCGTTCGACACGCCCACCGGGCATATCGCGGCCGGCACCATCGCGGCCATGCGCTCCACGCTGACCGGATACGTGCAGGACGACGCCACCCTCGTCCTGGACCATGTGACGCGGATGCGCGACGACATCGCGCCGGACTGGCCACAGCCGAACATCAGCATCCAACCGAACGACCTGGGCTATGGCGCGGCCTCGGGCCGGGGCCTGTACCGCGTCGAAATCGAGGGTTCCCCGACCATGCGGTGCGAATTCGAGATGGCCGAAGATCACGACCACGATCTCGGTGCGCGCATCGCCGGAGCATCCCGGATGGTCAATGCCATCCCGGCGGTGTGCGCGGCGCCCCCGGGTCTGCTGTCCGCGCTGGACCTGCCGCTGGTGACCGGAGGGGGCTTGGTGCGTTCGGTGCCGGGGCCGACGCCGGACAGTCGGTTGTTCTAG
- a CDS encoding alpha/beta hydrolase: protein MTTTRTERNFDGVGGVPIVYDVWTPDAPPRAVVILAHGFGEHARRYDHVTQRLGQAGLVTYALDHRGHGRSGGKRVMVRDVSEFTGDFDTLVGIASRENPGLTRIVLGHSMGGAIVFAYGVERPDNYDLMVLSAPAVAAQDMVPRVVALAAKVLGVLTPGLPVEALDFNAISRDPEVVNAYNTDPLVYHGKVPAGLGRALLQVGETMPQRAPALTTPLLVVHGTGDALVPIEGSRRLVDCVGSPDVELKEYAGLFHEVFNEPEQNQVLDDVVSWLNLRL from the coding sequence ATGACTACCACCCGCACTGAACGGAATTTCGACGGCGTCGGTGGCGTCCCCATCGTCTACGACGTGTGGACCCCGGACGCTCCGCCGCGCGCGGTGGTCATTCTCGCCCACGGCTTCGGCGAGCACGCCCGCCGCTACGACCATGTGACGCAGCGGCTGGGCCAGGCCGGTCTTGTCACCTACGCGCTCGATCACCGCGGGCACGGCCGTTCGGGCGGCAAGCGCGTCATGGTCCGCGACGTCTCGGAGTTCACCGGAGACTTCGACACGCTGGTGGGCATCGCGAGCCGGGAGAACCCCGGGCTGACCCGCATCGTGCTCGGGCACAGCATGGGCGGTGCCATCGTGTTCGCCTACGGGGTGGAACGCCCGGACAACTACGACCTGATGGTGTTGTCGGCGCCGGCCGTCGCCGCGCAGGACATGGTGCCGCGGGTGGTGGCGCTGGCCGCCAAGGTATTGGGTGTCCTGACGCCCGGCCTGCCGGTGGAGGCCCTCGACTTCAACGCGATATCGCGCGACCCCGAGGTGGTCAACGCCTACAACACCGACCCGCTGGTGTACCACGGCAAGGTGCCCGCCGGGCTGGGCCGCGCGTTGCTGCAGGTGGGCGAGACCATGCCGCAGCGGGCCCCGGCGTTGACGACTCCGCTGCTGGTGGTGCACGGCACCGGCGACGCGCTGGTGCCGATCGAGGGCAGCCGCCGCCTGGTGGACTGTGTGGGTTCCCCTGATGTCGAGCTGAAGGAATACGCCGGCCTCTTCCATGAGGTTTTCAACGAGCCCGAGCAGAATCAGGTGCTCGACGACGTGGTGTCCTGGCTCAACCTGCGCCTGTGA
- a CDS encoding glycoside hydrolase family 3 protein encodes MSPDPDARAREVEAALTDDERFSLLVGVMGAGDMWPLHDERIPPDVPMSAGYVPGIARLGIPALRMSDAGLGVTNPGFRAGDTATALPAGLALAATFKPELARAAGSVIGVEARSRGFNVQLAGAMNLCRDPRNGRNFEYFSEDPLLSAAMAAEQIIGIQQHGVICTVKHFSLNCNETNRHWLDAVIDPDAHRESDLLAFEIAIERGRPGAVMAAYNKVNGDYAAANDVLLNEVLKGAWGYPGWVMSDWGGTPSWECALGGLDQECGAQIDALLWQAETFGAPLRAAFADGRLPKQRMSDMVRRILRSIFAVGIDRWGPAPEPDLNAHNDIALDIARQGIVLLQNRGALPLQAGRIAVIGGYAHRGVPAGYGSSTVLPPGGYAGVIPIGGAGLEAGMRNLYLHPSSPLEELRKLLPQAHIEFDPGISPAEAVPVARAADVAIVFATRAEGEGFDAADLSLPWGQDALISAVAAANPNTVVVLETGNPVAMPWRDSVSAIVAAWYPGQQGGRAIAEILAGQVNPSGRLPISFPADLGQTPRPLLGSPTAIDYSEGADVGYRWFARTGQAPLFAFGHGLSYTNFEYRDLEATGGDTVRVAVTVVNTGDRSGADVPQVYLAGAPGGGRLRLLGFERVDLEPGQSRRVSIEADPRLLARYTDGSWRIAPGRHTVAVGASAVALTLSAEVELAGRTFGR; translated from the coding sequence GTGAGCCCGGATCCGGACGCGCGGGCGCGCGAGGTCGAGGCCGCGCTGACCGACGACGAGCGTTTCTCGCTGCTGGTCGGTGTGATGGGCGCCGGGGACATGTGGCCGCTGCACGACGAACGGATCCCGCCGGACGTCCCGATGAGCGCGGGGTATGTGCCGGGGATCGCCCGGCTGGGGATACCGGCACTGCGGATGAGTGACGCCGGACTCGGCGTGACCAATCCCGGGTTCCGCGCGGGTGATACCGCGACGGCGCTGCCTGCGGGACTGGCATTGGCGGCGACCTTCAAACCCGAGTTGGCCCGGGCCGCGGGCTCGGTCATCGGTGTCGAGGCACGCAGTCGCGGGTTCAACGTGCAGTTGGCGGGCGCGATGAACCTGTGCCGCGATCCGCGCAACGGCCGCAATTTCGAGTACTTCTCCGAAGACCCCCTGTTGAGCGCCGCCATGGCCGCCGAACAAATCATCGGAATTCAGCAGCACGGCGTCATCTGCACCGTCAAGCACTTCTCGCTGAACTGCAACGAAACCAACCGGCACTGGCTGGACGCCGTCATCGATCCAGACGCACACCGCGAATCCGACCTGCTGGCCTTCGAGATCGCCATCGAGCGGGGCCGGCCCGGCGCGGTGATGGCCGCCTACAACAAGGTCAACGGCGACTATGCCGCCGCCAATGACGTCCTGCTCAACGAGGTACTGAAAGGCGCCTGGGGATACCCCGGCTGGGTGATGTCGGATTGGGGTGGCACGCCGAGCTGGGAGTGTGCGCTGGGCGGTCTCGACCAGGAGTGCGGCGCGCAGATCGACGCCCTGTTGTGGCAGGCCGAGACGTTCGGGGCCCCGCTGCGGGCCGCCTTTGCCGACGGCCGGCTTCCGAAGCAGCGGATGTCGGACATGGTCCGGCGGATCCTGCGGTCGATATTCGCGGTCGGCATCGACCGGTGGGGACCCGCACCAGAACCGGACCTCAACGCGCACAACGACATTGCCCTGGATATCGCGCGGCAGGGGATCGTGCTGCTGCAGAACCGCGGTGCGCTGCCGTTGCAGGCCGGCCGCATCGCCGTCATCGGCGGATACGCCCACCGCGGGGTTCCGGCGGGATACGGCTCGAGCACCGTGCTGCCGCCGGGTGGCTACGCAGGCGTGATCCCGATCGGCGGCGCGGGCCTGGAAGCGGGCATGCGCAATCTGTACCTGCATCCGTCGAGCCCGCTCGAGGAACTGCGAAAACTGCTGCCGCAGGCGCACATCGAGTTCGATCCCGGTATCAGCCCGGCCGAGGCGGTGCCGGTGGCGCGGGCGGCCGACGTCGCGATCGTGTTCGCGACCCGGGCCGAAGGCGAGGGATTCGACGCGGCCGACCTGTCGCTGCCGTGGGGACAGGACGCATTGATCTCCGCGGTCGCGGCGGCCAACCCGAACACCGTGGTGGTACTGGAGACCGGCAACCCGGTGGCGATGCCCTGGCGTGATTCGGTGAGCGCGATCGTCGCGGCCTGGTATCCGGGCCAACAGGGCGGCCGGGCGATCGCGGAAATCCTTGCCGGACAAGTGAACCCGTCGGGCCGGCTGCCGATCAGCTTCCCGGCGGATCTGGGTCAGACGCCGCGTCCGTTGCTGGGCTCGCCGACGGCCATCGACTATTCGGAGGGCGCCGACGTCGGGTACCGCTGGTTCGCCCGCACCGGGCAGGCCCCGCTGTTCGCGTTCGGACACGGCCTGTCCTACACCAACTTTGAATATCGCGACCTGGAGGCGACCGGCGGCGACACGGTACGAGTCGCGGTCACCGTCGTCAACACCGGCGACCGCAGCGGAGCCGATGTCCCGCAGGTGTACCTGGCCGGGGCGCCGGGCGGGGGCCGGTTACGGCTGTTGGGATTTGAGAGGGTCGACCTCGAACCCGGGCAGTCCCGCCGGGTGAGCATCGAGGCGGATCCGCGCCTGCTGGCGCGCTATACCGACGGGAGTTGGCGCATCGCGCCGGGGCGGCACACAGTAGCTGTCGGTGCGTCGGCGGTGGCCCTGACTCTGTCGGCCGAGGTCGAGCTGGCCGGCCGTACGTTCGGGCGCTGA
- a CDS encoding alpha/beta hydrolase domain-containing protein, which yields MTAPTAVTPVPGRPAILLGAFDIGGIGYRAEEFFVSGSASSYTPEHTLGPDGRWRVTASDTADYTTRVVVLTPSDAAEFNGTVLVEWLNVSGGIDAPAVWMMAHREVIRAGYAYVMVSAQKVGVDGGVSLLGIDMSLKSQNPKRYGGLSHPGDVFAYDMFSHVGGLARETGGILGDLSPEHVVAVGESQSAMFLTSYINAVDPLARTYDGFLVHSRFGPAAPLHDGSIFDELQSSNSQAVKFRPDLRVPLMTIITETDLYGAGRQGYYAARQPDHDLLRVWEIAGAAHADNYTIQVAPIDSGSASIEELAAGYAPTDNLMGQQLDHHINFGPQHHYVVQAALAALTDWVRTGTAPPSGPPLQVRESPHPEPVLDGHGIAAGGVRTPWVDVPVARTSGIAAEESIMSSIFGTGEPFDDATVRRLYPGGADEYLGKFTAALDAAIGSGFILAADREEILQLAGATYPRA from the coding sequence GTGACCGCCCCGACCGCCGTCACGCCGGTGCCCGGCCGGCCCGCAATCCTGTTGGGCGCCTTCGACATCGGTGGCATCGGCTATCGCGCGGAAGAGTTCTTCGTCTCCGGCAGCGCCTCGTCCTACACCCCGGAGCACACGCTGGGCCCGGACGGCCGGTGGCGCGTGACCGCCTCGGACACAGCCGATTACACCACCCGGGTGGTGGTGCTCACTCCCAGCGATGCGGCGGAGTTCAACGGCACCGTGCTGGTCGAGTGGCTCAATGTCAGCGGCGGCATCGACGCCCCGGCAGTGTGGATGATGGCCCACCGGGAAGTGATCCGCGCCGGCTACGCCTACGTCATGGTCTCGGCCCAGAAGGTGGGCGTGGACGGCGGGGTCAGCCTGCTCGGCATCGACATGTCTTTGAAGAGCCAGAACCCCAAACGCTATGGCGGCCTCAGCCATCCGGGTGACGTGTTCGCCTACGACATGTTCTCCCACGTCGGCGGCCTGGCTCGTGAAACCGGTGGCATCCTGGGTGATCTGAGCCCCGAACATGTTGTCGCCGTTGGGGAATCGCAATCGGCGATGTTCCTCACCAGCTATATCAACGCCGTCGATCCGCTGGCCCGGACGTATGACGGGTTCCTGGTGCATTCCCGGTTCGGGCCTGCCGCACCACTGCACGACGGGTCCATCTTCGACGAACTGCAGTCCAGCAATTCACAAGCGGTCAAATTCCGTCCGGACCTGCGGGTGCCGCTCATGACGATCATCACCGAGACCGACCTGTACGGCGCAGGACGGCAGGGCTATTACGCCGCCCGCCAACCCGACCACGACCTGCTGCGGGTGTGGGAGATCGCCGGCGCCGCGCACGCCGACAACTACACGATCCAGGTAGCGCCGATCGACTCGGGTTCCGCGTCGATCGAGGAGTTGGCGGCCGGTTACGCACCCACCGACAACCTGATGGGTCAGCAACTCGACCACCACATCAACTTCGGCCCGCAGCACCACTACGTCGTGCAGGCGGCGCTGGCGGCGCTCACCGACTGGGTGCGCACCGGGACGGCGCCGCCCAGTGGCCCGCCGCTGCAGGTCCGCGAATCCCCACATCCGGAGCCGGTGCTGGACGGCCACGGCATAGCCGCCGGCGGCGTGCGCACTCCGTGGGTGGATGTCCCAGTCGCCCGCACCTCCGGCATCGCCGCCGAGGAGAGCATCATGTCCTCGATATTCGGCACCGGCGAGCCTTTCGACGACGCCACCGTGCGGCGCCTCTACCCAGGAGGCGCGGACGAATACCTGGGCAAGTTCACCGCTGCGCTCGACGCCGCGATCGGGTCCGGGTTCATCCTGGCCGCCGACCGCGAGGAGATCCTGCAACTGGCCGGCGCCACCTACCCGCGCGCCTAG
- the ilvD gene encoding dihydroxy-acid dehydratase, which produces MPEPDIKPRSRDVTDGLEKAAARGMLRAVGMGDEDFAKAQIGVASSWNEITPCNLSLDRLAKAVKDGVFAAGGYPLEFGTISVSDGISMGHEGMHFSLVSREVIADSVETVMQAERLDGSVLLAGCDKSLPGMLMAAARLDLASVFLYAGSILPGVAKMSDGSEREVTIIDAFEAVGACSRGLMSREDVDAIERAICPGEGACGGMYTANTMASAAEALGMSLPGSAAPPATDRRRDGFARRSGQAVIELLRQGITARDILTREAFENAIAVVMAFGGSTNAVLHLLAIAREAEVELSLDDFTRIGKRVPHLADVKPFGRHVMSHVDHIGGVPVVMKALLDAGLLHGDCLTVTGRTVAQNLADIAPPDPDGKVLRALDNPIHPTGGITILRGSLAPEGAVVKSAGFDSDVFEGTARVFDGERAALDALEDGTITHGDAVVIRYEGPKGGPGMREMLAITGAIKGAGLGKDVLLLTDGRFSGGTTGLCVGHVAPEAVDAGPIAFLRDGDKIRLDVANHTLDVLVDPDEFASRQTGFTPPPPRYKTGVLAKYVKLVGSAANGAVCG; this is translated from the coding sequence ATGCCTGAACCCGACATCAAGCCCCGCAGCCGCGACGTCACCGACGGCCTGGAGAAGGCCGCCGCCCGCGGAATGCTCCGCGCGGTAGGCATGGGCGACGAAGACTTCGCGAAAGCGCAGATCGGGGTCGCCTCGTCGTGGAATGAGATCACCCCGTGCAACCTGTCGCTGGACCGGCTGGCCAAGGCCGTCAAGGACGGCGTTTTCGCCGCGGGCGGTTATCCGCTGGAGTTCGGCACGATCTCGGTGTCCGACGGCATTTCCATGGGACACGAGGGGATGCACTTCTCGCTGGTGTCACGCGAGGTGATCGCGGACAGCGTCGAGACGGTGATGCAGGCCGAGCGGCTCGACGGCTCGGTGCTGCTGGCCGGCTGCGACAAGTCGCTGCCCGGCATGCTGATGGCCGCCGCCCGCCTGGACCTTGCCTCGGTGTTCCTCTACGCGGGTTCGATCCTGCCCGGGGTCGCCAAGATGTCGGACGGCAGTGAACGCGAAGTCACCATCATCGACGCGTTCGAAGCGGTGGGCGCATGCTCGCGCGGCCTGATGAGCCGCGAGGACGTCGACGCCATCGAACGGGCGATCTGCCCCGGCGAGGGCGCCTGCGGCGGCATGTACACCGCCAACACCATGGCCAGCGCCGCGGAAGCCCTGGGCATGTCGCTGCCGGGCAGCGCCGCGCCCCCGGCGACCGACCGCCGCCGCGACGGGTTCGCCCGCCGCAGCGGTCAGGCCGTCATCGAACTGCTGCGCCAGGGCATCACCGCGCGCGACATCCTCACCCGGGAGGCGTTCGAGAACGCCATCGCGGTGGTGATGGCGTTCGGCGGCTCGACCAACGCGGTGCTGCACCTGCTGGCCATCGCCCGCGAGGCGGAGGTCGAGCTGTCGCTGGACGACTTCACCAGAATCGGCAAGCGGGTGCCGCACCTGGCCGACGTCAAGCCGTTCGGCCGGCACGTGATGTCGCACGTCGACCACATCGGCGGGGTGCCGGTGGTGATGAAGGCCCTGCTGGACGCGGGCCTGCTGCACGGCGACTGCCTGACCGTGACCGGCCGGACCGTCGCGCAGAACCTCGCCGACATCGCCCCGCCGGACCCGGACGGCAAGGTGCTGCGCGCCCTGGACAACCCGATCCACCCCACCGGGGGCATCACCATCCTGCGCGGCTCGCTGGCCCCCGAGGGCGCGGTGGTCAAGTCGGCCGGTTTCGATTCCGACGTGTTCGAGGGCACCGCAAGGGTTTTCGACGGCGAGCGGGCGGCGCTGGACGCGCTCGAGGACGGCACCATCACCCACGGCGACGCGGTGGTGATCCGCTACGAAGGACCCAAGGGCGGCCCCGGCATGCGCGAGATGCTCGCGATCACCGGCGCCATCAAGGGCGCCGGGCTGGGCAAGGACGTGCTGCTGCTCACCGACGGGCGGTTCTCGGGCGGGACGACCGGGCTGTGCGTCGGGCATGTCGCGCCCGAAGCCGTCGACGCCGGGCCCATCGCGTTCCTGCGCGACGGCGACAAGATCCGTCTCGACGTGGCCAACCACACCCTCGACGTATTGGTCGACCCCGACGAGTTCGCTTCGCGCCAAACGGGTTTCACTCCCCCGCCGCCGCGCTACAAGACCGGCGTGCTGGCGAAGTACGTCAAGCTGGTGGGCTCGGCCGCGAACGGAGCCGTCTGCGGCTGA